The following are from one region of the Coregonus clupeaformis isolate EN_2021a unplaced genomic scaffold, ASM2061545v1 scaf1714, whole genome shotgun sequence genome:
- the LOC123487475 gene encoding gastrula zinc finger protein XlCGF57.1-like, which yields MTVAVKEEEETGDLINNRERPDSHSDRRKKSSSGEPDPETAKPVRRHHCSQCSLSFKWLWKLIQHEGTHTWEKPHPCSQCGKRFTLLGNLKKHKGIHTGEKPFQCSQCGKRFSRSEHLKSHGRTHTGEKPHHCSQCGKRFTQLGSLKKHKGIHTGEKPFQCSQCGKRFSGLQHLKSHERTHTGEKPHHCALCGKDFTQLGNLKTHEMKHTGEKPFQCSQCGKRFSRSQELKSHERTHTGDKPHHCSHCGKGFTQLGNLNKHKRIHSGEKPYHCAQCGKRFTQLGNLNNHKIIHTEEKPFQCSQCGKRFTLLGNLKKHKGIHTGEKPFQCSQCGKRFSRSEHLKSHGRTHTGEKPHHCSQCGKRFTQLGSLKKHKGIHTGEKPFQCSQCGKRFSGLQHLKSHERTHTGEKSHHCALCGKDFTQLGNLKKHEMKHTGEKPFQCSQCGKRFSGLQHLKSHERTHTGEKPHHCSHCEKSFTQLGSLNKHKKRIHSGEKS from the coding sequence gagagagaccagactctcatTCTGACAGACGCAAGAAGAGTTCTTcgggggaaccagacccagagacggcCAAACCAGTGAGAcgacaccactgctcccagtgtagtTTGAGTTTTAAGTGGTTATGGAAGCTTATACAGCATGAGGGGACACACACATGGGAGAAACCACAcccctgctcccagtgtggaaagagatttaccctgttagggaacctgaaaaagcataaaggaatacacacaggagaaaagcctttccaatgttcccagtgtggaaagagattttcaCGATCAGAGCACCTAAAATCACATGGTAGGACACACACTGGGGAGAaaccacaccactgctcccagtgtggaaagagatttacccagttagggagcctgaaaaagcataaaggaatacacacaggagaaaagcctttccaatgttcccagtgtggaaagagattttcaGGTTTACAGCACCTAAAATCACATGAGAGGACGCACACAGGTGAGAAACCACACCATTGTGCCCTGTGTGGAAAGgattttacccagttagggaacctAAAAACGCATGAGATGAAACACACAGgcgaaaagcctttccaatgttcccagtgtggaaaaagATTTTCACGATCACAGGAACTAAAATCACACGAGAGGACACACACGGGGGATAaaccacaccactgctcccattgtggaaagggttttacccaATTAGGGAACCTGAACAAACATaagagaatacactctggagaaaagccttaccactgcgcCCAGTGTGGAAAgcgttttacccagttagggaacctGAACAACCATAAAATAATACACACAgaagaaaagcctttccaatgttcccagtgtggaaagagatttaccctgttagggaacctgaaaaagcataaaggaatacacacaggagaaaagcctttccaatgttcccagtgtggtaAGAGATTTTCACGATCAGAGCACCTAAAATCACATGGTaggacacacactggagagaaaccacaccactgctcccagtgtggaaagagatttacccagttagggagcctgaaaaagcataaaggaatacacacaggagaaaagcctttccaatgttcccagtgtggaaagagattttcaGGTTTACAGCACCTAAAATCACATGAGAGGacgcacacaggggagaaatcaCACCATTGTGCCCTATGTGGAAAGgattttacccagttagggaacctAAAAAAGCATGAGATGAAACACACAGgtgaaaagcctttccaatgttcccagtgtggaaaaagATTTTCAGGTTTACAGCACCTAAAATCACATGAGAGGacgcacacaggggagaaaccgcaccactgctcccattgtgaaaagagttttacccagttaggaagcctgaacaaacataagaagagaatacactctggagagaaaTCTTAA